In Bacillota bacterium, one DNA window encodes the following:
- the purH gene encoding bifunctional phosphoribosylaminoimidazolecarboxamide formyltransferase/IMP cyclohydrolase, whose translation MAAQRALISVSDKRGLLELARGLNELGMEIVSTGGTARVLREMGSRVVEVSEVTGFPEILGGRVKTLHPRIHGGILARRTPEHLGQLAEFGIAPLDLVVVNLYPFKETIARQNVTLEEAVEQIDIGGPAMLRAAAKNHRHVLVVVNPDRYPEVLAALKAGTVDDRMRLTLAREAFAHTAHYDAVIAAYLGEFADEQDLFPAEIALPFERKGLLRYGENPHQEAAFYRDPRRRGASVTSAVQRQGKELSYNNILDLNAALELVREFSQPAAVIVKHNNPCGTACRPSPAEAYRRAFAADEVSAFGGIVAFNRPVDEETAHEVVKVFLEAVIAPQFTPEALTVLGAKKNLRLLETGDLTPLTLDWMDVRKVNGGLLVQQADRQLFPFTNFRVVTRRAPTPEELAEMGFAFKIVKHVKSNAIVVTREQTLIGVGAGQMNRVGAARIALEQAGGEALGAVLASDAFFPFADTVVAAAEAGITAIVQPGGSMRDQESIEAADGRRIAMVFTGVRHFKH comes from the coding sequence ATGGCGGCACAGCGGGCACTGATCAGTGTTTCCGACAAGCGGGGGTTGCTCGAGCTGGCTCGGGGCCTGAATGAACTGGGGATGGAGATCGTTTCCACCGGCGGTACCGCCCGGGTGCTCCGGGAGATGGGCTCCCGCGTGGTGGAAGTGTCCGAGGTCACCGGGTTTCCCGAGATCCTCGGGGGCCGGGTGAAAACGCTGCATCCCCGCATTCACGGGGGAATCCTGGCGCGGCGCACGCCCGAGCATTTGGGGCAGTTGGCCGAGTTCGGGATCGCTCCGCTGGACCTGGTGGTGGTCAACCTCTACCCGTTCAAGGAGACCATCGCCCGGCAGAACGTGACCCTGGAGGAAGCCGTCGAACAGATCGACATCGGCGGGCCGGCCATGCTCCGGGCGGCGGCCAAGAATCACCGGCACGTGCTGGTGGTCGTGAACCCGGACCGGTATCCGGAAGTGCTGGCCGCCCTCAAGGCGGGAACGGTCGACGACCGGATGCGCCTGACCCTGGCCCGGGAGGCCTTTGCCCACACCGCCCACTACGATGCCGTCATCGCCGCTTACCTGGGCGAGTTCGCCGATGAACAGGACCTCTTTCCGGCGGAGATCGCGCTGCCGTTTGAGCGAAAGGGGCTTTTGCGTTACGGTGAGAATCCCCATCAGGAGGCGGCGTTCTACCGCGACCCGCGCCGGCGGGGGGCATCGGTGACCTCCGCCGTGCAGCGGCAGGGCAAGGAGCTTTCGTACAACAACATCCTTGACCTGAATGCCGCCCTGGAGCTGGTCCGGGAATTCAGCCAACCGGCGGCGGTGATCGTTAAGCATAACAACCCTTGCGGAACGGCCTGCCGGCCGTCTCCGGCCGAGGCGTACCGCCGGGCCTTCGCGGCCGACGAGGTATCGGCCTTCGGCGGGATTGTCGCCTTTAACCGCCCGGTGGACGAGGAGACAGCGCACGAGGTGGTCAAGGTTTTCCTGGAGGCGGTCATCGCCCCGCAGTTCACGCCCGAGGCGCTGACGGTGCTGGGCGCCAAGAAGAACCTGCGTCTGCTCGAAACCGGGGACCTCACTCCGCTGACCCTGGATTGGATGGACGTCCGGAAGGTGAACGGGGGCCTTTTGGTGCAACAGGCCGACCGGCAGCTCTTTCCCTTCACCAACTTCCGGGTGGTGACCCGGCGTGCGCCGACGCCTGAAGAGCTGGCCGAGATGGGGTTTGCCTTTAAGATCGTCAAGCACGTCAAATCCAACGCCATCGTGGTGACCCGTGAGCAGACGCTTATCGGCGTGGGGGCCGGGCAGATGAACCGGGTCGGGGCGGCGCGGATCGCCCTGGAACAGGCCGGGGGCGAGGCTCTCGGCGCCGTGCTGGCGTCCGACGCCTTTTTCCCGTTTGCGGATACTGTGGTCGCGGCGGCCGAGGCGGGCATTACGGCCATCGTCCAGCCGGGCGGCTCGATGCGGGACCAGGAGTCGATCGAAGCCGCCGACGGCCGGAGGATCGCCATGGTATTCACCGGCGTCCGCCACTTCAAACACTAA
- the purN gene encoding phosphoribosylglycinamide formyltransferase produces MKLRLGVLASGRGTNLQAMIDSTRRGDLEAQVTVVVVDKAGAQARERARQAGISEFFVDYGAFPDRESAERRIISILERYEVELVCLAGFMRILTPVFLNAYKNRIMNIHPSLLPAFPGTEAQRQALEHGVRYTGCTVHFVDQEVDDGPIIMQAVVPVRHDDTVESLSERILEQEHRIYLEAVQLYLEGRLELDGRRVQIYPKEFVTLRRDRR; encoded by the coding sequence ATGAAACTGAGACTGGGAGTGTTGGCTTCGGGCCGGGGCACCAACCTGCAGGCGATGATCGACTCCACCAGAAGAGGCGATCTGGAGGCACAAGTCACCGTGGTGGTGGTCGACAAAGCCGGGGCGCAAGCCCGGGAACGGGCCCGCCAGGCCGGCATTTCCGAGTTCTTTGTCGATTACGGTGCTTTTCCGGATAGAGAGAGTGCGGAGCGCCGGATAATCTCCATTTTGGAGCGGTACGAAGTGGAATTGGTGTGCTTGGCCGGGTTCATGCGCATCCTGACCCCGGTCTTCCTGAACGCTTACAAAAACCGGATCATGAACATCCACCCTTCCCTGCTGCCGGCTTTTCCGGGGACTGAAGCCCAGCGGCAGGCCTTGGAGCATGGTGTGCGCTATACCGGCTGCACCGTGCACTTTGTGGATCAAGAAGTTGATGACGGCCCGATTATTATGCAGGCCGTGGTGCCCGTGCGCCACGACGATACGGTCGAGAGCTTGTCCGAACGGATTCTGGAGCAGGAACACCGTATTTACCTGGAAGCCGTTCAGTTGTACCTGGAGGGGCGCCTGGAGCTGGATGGCCGCCGGGTGCAGATCTATCCCAAGGAATTCGTGACGTTGCGGCGGGACCGCCGGTAA
- the purM gene encoding phosphoribosylformylglycinamidine cyclo-ligase, which translates to MKKNEKGLTYAEAGVDIAAANRAVELMRQAVRRTFRPGVLTDIGGFGGLFALDTEKYREPVLVSGTDGVGTKLRVAFMADRHDTVGIDLVAMCVNDILVHGAEPLFFLDYLAVGRLEPEKVAAIIEGVSWGCRKAGCALIGGETAEMPGFYAPDEYDLAGFAVGVVERSRVISGADIRAGDILIGCASAGLHSNGYSLARRVLFDLANYEIDNYLPSLGRTVGEELLVPTRIYVRPVLSVLKRFKVRGMAHITGGGLLENIPRILPRGVAVRLRRRAWPVPGIFNLIQELGRVEESEMYRTFNMGIGFVLVVPPAEADQVIAALREHREPAFLIGEVVRGQNEVQLG; encoded by the coding sequence GGTTTGACCTACGCCGAGGCCGGCGTGGATATCGCGGCCGCGAACCGGGCCGTTGAACTCATGCGCCAGGCGGTCCGCCGGACTTTCAGGCCTGGAGTCCTGACCGATATCGGGGGATTCGGCGGTCTTTTCGCGCTGGACACCGAGAAGTACCGGGAACCGGTGCTGGTTTCCGGAACCGACGGGGTGGGCACCAAACTGCGCGTGGCCTTTATGGCGGACCGCCACGATACGGTAGGCATCGACCTGGTGGCCATGTGCGTGAACGATATCCTGGTGCACGGGGCCGAACCGCTGTTTTTCCTGGACTACCTCGCCGTCGGCCGCCTGGAACCCGAAAAGGTGGCTGCGATTATCGAGGGCGTGTCGTGGGGCTGCCGCAAGGCCGGCTGCGCGCTTATCGGCGGGGAGACGGCCGAGATGCCCGGTTTCTACGCCCCGGACGAGTATGACCTGGCCGGCTTCGCGGTGGGCGTGGTCGAACGAAGCCGGGTGATCAGCGGGGCGGACATCCGTGCCGGAGACATCTTGATTGGCTGCGCCTCCGCCGGGCTGCACTCAAACGGTTACTCGCTGGCCCGGAGAGTGCTTTTTGACCTGGCGAATTACGAAATCGACAACTACCTCCCTTCCCTGGGCCGGACGGTGGGCGAAGAACTTTTAGTGCCCACCCGGATCTACGTGCGGCCCGTGCTGTCCGTCCTGAAGCGGTTCAAGGTGCGGGGCATGGCCCACATCACCGGGGGAGGGCTTTTGGAGAACATTCCGCGCATTCTGCCCCGGGGCGTGGCCGTCCGGCTGCGCCGGAGAGCTTGGCCGGTGCCGGGCATTTTCAACCTGATTCAGGAACTGGGCCGGGTTGAGGAATCCGAAATGTACCGGACGTTTAATATGGGAATTGGTTTCGTGCTGGTGGTGCCGCCCGCCGAGGCCGACCAGGTGATCGCGGCGTTGCGGGAACACCGGGAACCGGCCTTCCTGATCGGAGAGGTAGTACGGGGTCAAAACGAGGTGCAGTTGGGTTAG
- the purD gene encoding phosphoribosylamine--glycine ligase: MRILVIGGGGREHALVWKLSKSPRVGEIIAAPGNPGMARLAECVPVPAGDIPGLLALARKRGVDLTFVGPEAPLVDGLADMFEEAGLKVFGPRRQGAALEGSKAFAKDLMAAYGIPTAAHRTFEDPASARAYVHRLDGPCVVKADGLAAGKGVIVCDRVEEALAAVEEVMVARAFGAAGNRVVVEERLSGEEVSVLAFTDGQTILPMLPAKDHKPVFDNDLGPNTGGMGAYAPAPVCTPEICARVTEEILAPTVRALRETGTPYRGVLYAGLMLTPEGPKVLEYNVRFGDPEAQPLLALLETDLVGIAEAVIEGRLHEVDLSWRPGTAVCVVLASGGYPGNYRKGLVIGGLEAAELTGTLVFHAGTAERDGRLVTAGGRVLGVTAVAGELPEAIRQAYAAARLISFEGMHFREDIGRKALGKNRRE; encoded by the coding sequence GTGAGGATTCTGGTGATCGGCGGGGGCGGGCGGGAGCACGCCCTGGTGTGGAAACTGAGCAAGAGTCCGCGGGTGGGGGAAATCATCGCCGCCCCGGGTAACCCGGGGATGGCGCGGCTGGCCGAGTGCGTTCCGGTGCCGGCCGGCGACATTCCGGGACTGCTGGCTCTCGCCCGCAAGCGGGGCGTCGACCTGACGTTTGTCGGTCCTGAAGCGCCGCTGGTGGACGGTCTGGCCGATATGTTTGAAGAGGCGGGCCTGAAGGTGTTCGGGCCCCGCCGCCAGGGGGCGGCGCTGGAGGGCAGCAAGGCCTTTGCCAAGGACCTGATGGCCGCCTACGGGATTCCCACGGCGGCCCACCGGACCTTTGAGGACCCGGCTTCCGCGCGCGCGTACGTCCACCGTCTGGACGGGCCGTGCGTGGTCAAAGCCGACGGCCTCGCCGCCGGCAAGGGTGTCATTGTGTGCGACCGGGTCGAGGAAGCGCTGGCTGCCGTGGAAGAGGTGATGGTGGCTCGGGCTTTCGGCGCGGCCGGAAACCGCGTGGTGGTGGAGGAACGGCTTTCCGGCGAGGAGGTCAGTGTCCTGGCGTTCACCGACGGGCAGACCATTCTTCCCATGCTGCCGGCTAAAGACCACAAGCCGGTGTTCGACAATGATCTCGGACCCAACACCGGCGGGATGGGCGCCTATGCCCCCGCACCGGTGTGCACGCCCGAAATCTGCGCCCGGGTGACCGAAGAAATCCTGGCGCCCACGGTACGCGCACTCCGGGAGACCGGTACGCCTTACCGGGGGGTGCTCTACGCCGGGCTGATGCTCACGCCCGAAGGACCGAAGGTGCTGGAGTACAATGTGCGTTTCGGCGACCCGGAGGCGCAGCCGCTGTTGGCCCTGCTGGAAACCGACCTGGTGGGTATCGCCGAGGCGGTGATTGAAGGCCGCCTGCACGAGGTCGACCTTTCGTGGCGTCCCGGCACGGCCGTTTGCGTCGTGCTCGCTTCCGGAGGGTACCCTGGAAATTACCGGAAGGGCCTGGTCATTGGGGGTCTGGAGGCCGCCGAACTCACCGGGACGCTGGTCTTCCACGCCGGTACGGCCGAGCGGGACGGGCGGCTGGTGACCGCCGGGGGCCGGGTGCTGGGAGTGACCGCCGTGGCCGGCGAGCTTCCGGAAGCCATCCGGCAAGCGTACGCGGCGGCGCGGCTGATCAGCTTTGAAGGAATGCATTTCCGGGAGGACATCGGCCGCAAAGCCCTCGGCAAAAACCGACGAGAGTAA
- the hisD gene encoding histidinol dehydrogenase, which produces MRGFTREFVVPDEIALRVDEIIQAVRAEGDQALCAFTARFDGIELEPADLRVSKDEVRLAYREVDDGFLETIRLARDRILAFHRRQLPSSWFDAGEGAWLGQLVRPLDRVGIYVPGGTASYPSSVLMNAIPAVVAGVKEIAMATPPARGGGMHPYTLVAAAEAGVGEIYKVGGAHAVAALAYGTASVRRVDKITGPGNIYVTVAKQQVFGRVDIDMLAGPSEVLIIADAGADPVYAAADLLAQAEHDVLARAVLLTPSWELAGKVRDEVVRLLDGLERRELLTKALGDGGLIVVTRDLDEAFGLANCFAPEHLELMVADPEQWLDRVRNAGAVFLGPYSPVAVGDYVAGPNHVLPTGGTARFFSGLGVDTFLKRINVIHCSRRSLEHLGPKAVELAGAEGLPAHALAVRVRLGERGK; this is translated from the coding sequence CTGAGAGGGTTTACCCGCGAATTCGTCGTGCCGGACGAGATTGCGCTCCGGGTGGACGAGATTATTCAAGCGGTCCGGGCGGAGGGTGACCAGGCCCTGTGTGCTTTTACGGCCCGGTTTGACGGTATCGAGCTTGAGCCCGCCGACCTGCGGGTGTCCAAGGACGAGGTGCGGTTGGCTTACCGCGAAGTGGACGACGGTTTTCTGGAAACCATCCGCCTGGCCCGGGACCGGATTCTGGCCTTTCACCGCCGGCAGCTGCCGTCTTCCTGGTTCGATGCCGGAGAGGGCGCCTGGCTCGGCCAGTTGGTGCGGCCCCTGGACCGGGTCGGCATCTATGTTCCCGGCGGCACGGCTTCCTACCCGTCATCCGTGCTGATGAACGCCATCCCGGCCGTAGTGGCCGGGGTGAAGGAGATCGCGATGGCGACCCCCCCGGCGCGGGGCGGCGGGATGCACCCGTACACCCTGGTGGCGGCCGCGGAAGCCGGAGTGGGGGAGATATACAAGGTGGGCGGCGCCCACGCGGTGGCCGCCCTGGCCTACGGGACGGCGAGCGTCCGCCGGGTGGACAAGATCACGGGTCCCGGCAACATCTATGTGACCGTGGCCAAGCAGCAGGTGTTCGGCCGGGTGGACATCGACATGCTCGCCGGCCCTTCGGAGGTGCTGATCATCGCCGACGCCGGGGCCGACCCGGTTTACGCGGCCGCCGACCTGCTGGCCCAGGCCGAGCACGACGTGCTGGCGCGCGCCGTGCTGCTCACTCCGAGTTGGGAGTTGGCCGGCAAGGTGCGCGACGAAGTGGTCCGCCTCCTGGACGGGCTGGAGCGGCGGGAGCTTCTGACGAAAGCCCTCGGCGACGGCGGCCTGATCGTGGTGACCCGCGACCTGGACGAGGCCTTCGGGCTGGCCAATTGCTTCGCGCCGGAACACCTGGAATTGATGGTGGCCGATCCGGAACAGTGGTTGGACCGGGTGAGGAACGCCGGCGCGGTGTTTTTGGGTCCCTACTCCCCGGTGGCGGTGGGGGATTACGTCGCCGGGCCGAACCACGTGCTGCCCACCGGGGGCACGGCGCGGTTCTTCTCCGGCCTCGGGGTGGATACTTTTTTGAAGCGGATCAACGTGATCCACTGTTCACGCCGCAGCCTGGAACACCTCGGCCCGAAGGCCGTCGAACTGGCCGGGGCGGAGGGACTGCCGGCCCACGCCCTGGCGGTCCGGGTCAGGCTTGGGGAACGGGGGAAATGA